In Mycobacterium stomatepiae, the following are encoded in one genomic region:
- a CDS encoding SDR family oxidoreductase has protein sequence MTRAEAGPLSAGAINLGLAGRVVLVTGGVRGVGAGISAVFAEQGATVITCARRAVEGLPYEFHPCDIRDEEAVQALIDTIVERHGRLDVVVNNAGGSPYVLTAESSPKFNRKIIELNLIGALLVSQFANEKMQPQVGGGSIVNICSLSGRRPSPGTGAYGAAKAGLESLTQTVAVEWGPKVRVNALVVGMVETEQADLFYGDADSIAAISKNVPLGRLAKPEDVGWAAAFLASDAASYISGASLEVHGGGEPPHYLSTTTASAVK, from the coding sequence GTGACTCGCGCCGAAGCAGGCCCCCTTTCTGCAGGAGCCATCAATTTGGGATTGGCCGGGCGGGTGGTTCTGGTGACGGGTGGCGTCCGCGGAGTGGGCGCCGGAATCAGTGCGGTCTTCGCCGAGCAGGGCGCGACGGTGATCACCTGCGCACGCCGTGCGGTCGAGGGCCTGCCGTACGAGTTTCATCCGTGCGACATCCGCGACGAGGAAGCGGTCCAGGCATTGATCGACACGATCGTCGAGCGCCATGGTCGGCTCGACGTCGTCGTCAACAATGCGGGTGGATCGCCCTACGTGTTGACCGCGGAGTCCAGCCCCAAGTTCAACCGCAAGATCATCGAGCTCAATCTCATTGGTGCGCTGCTGGTTTCGCAGTTTGCCAACGAGAAGATGCAGCCTCAGGTGGGCGGCGGGTCGATCGTCAACATCTGCAGCCTCAGCGGTAGGCGCCCGTCGCCGGGCACCGGTGCTTACGGGGCGGCCAAGGCCGGCTTGGAAAGCCTGACCCAGACCGTGGCGGTGGAGTGGGGCCCCAAGGTCCGGGTGAACGCCCTCGTGGTCGGCATGGTCGAAACCGAGCAGGCCGACCTGTTCTATGGCGACGCGGACTCGATCGCCGCGATCTCCAAGAACGTGCCCCTGGGCCGGCTGGCCAAGCCCGAGGATGTCGGTTGGGCCGCAGCATTTTTGGCGTCCGATGCGGCGTCCTACATCAGCGGTGCCTCCTTAGAGGTGCACGGCGGCGGCGAGCCGCCGCATTATCTGTCCACCACGACCGCCAGCGCGGTCAAGTAG
- a CDS encoding nitroreductase family deazaflavin-dependent oxidoreductase encodes MEKPKSLNSPVVGFFIKWMSKGNTWIYKRSKGRLGGVFQKAPVALLTTTGRKTGEPRVSPLLYLRDGNRVVLVASQGGRDKHPLWYLNLKANPQVSVQIKDEVLQLRARDATPEEKAEYWPKLVSMYPNFDDYQSWTDRVIPVVICDPA; translated from the coding sequence ATGGAAAAACCCAAATCTCTCAATTCGCCAGTGGTCGGCTTCTTCATCAAGTGGATGTCGAAAGGCAACACCTGGATCTACAAGCGCAGCAAGGGAAGGCTCGGCGGCGTCTTCCAGAAGGCTCCGGTCGCCCTGCTGACCACGACCGGCCGCAAGACCGGCGAGCCGCGGGTGAGCCCGCTGCTCTACCTACGCGACGGCAACCGTGTCGTTCTGGTCGCCTCCCAGGGCGGCCGTGACAAGCACCCGCTGTGGTACCTCAACCTCAAGGCCAATCCTCAAGTGTCGGTGCAGATCAAGGACGAGGTGCTGCAGTTACGTGCCCGCGACGCCACGCCCGAGGAGAAGGCGGAGTACTGGCCCAAGCTGGTGTCGATGTATCCGAACTTCGACGACTACCAGTCCTGGACCGACCGGGTGATCCCGGTCGTCATCTGCGACCCGGCGTGA
- a CDS encoding SDR family oxidoreductase, which yields MGVVDGRVVIVTGAGGGIGRAHALAFAAEGARVVVNDIGVGLDGSPAGGGSAAQGVVDEITAAGGEAVANGSNVADWDQAAALIQTAVDTFGGLDVLVNNAGIVRDRMIANTSEEEFDAVTAVHLKGHFATIRHAGSYWRGLSKEGKTVDARIINTSSGAGLQGSVGQGNYSAAKAGIAGLTLVAAAEMGRYGVTVNAIAPSARTRMTETVFAEMMSTQDQAFDAMAPENVPPLVVWLGSAESRDVTGKVFEVEGGKIRIAEGWAHGPQIDKGGRWDPAELGPVVSDLLAKSRPPVPVYGA from the coding sequence ATGGGCGTGGTCGACGGCCGTGTCGTCATCGTCACCGGAGCAGGCGGCGGGATCGGCCGCGCGCATGCGCTGGCCTTCGCGGCCGAAGGCGCGCGCGTGGTCGTCAACGACATCGGTGTGGGTCTCGATGGTTCTCCGGCGGGCGGCGGCAGCGCCGCGCAGGGCGTGGTCGACGAAATCACCGCTGCCGGCGGGGAAGCCGTCGCCAATGGATCCAATGTCGCCGACTGGGACCAAGCCGCCGCGCTGATCCAGACCGCGGTCGACACGTTCGGTGGGCTGGACGTGCTGGTGAACAACGCCGGCATCGTGCGCGATCGAATGATCGCGAACACCAGCGAAGAGGAGTTCGACGCCGTCACCGCCGTGCACCTCAAGGGCCACTTCGCCACGATTCGGCACGCGGGGTCGTACTGGCGCGGGTTGTCCAAAGAGGGCAAAACCGTTGACGCGCGGATCATTAACACCAGTTCGGGCGCGGGACTGCAGGGCAGCGTCGGGCAGGGCAACTACAGCGCCGCCAAGGCGGGAATCGCGGGCCTGACGCTGGTCGCCGCGGCCGAGATGGGCCGCTACGGTGTCACGGTCAACGCGATCGCACCCTCGGCCCGAACCCGGATGACCGAGACCGTCTTCGCCGAGATGATGTCCACCCAGGACCAGGCGTTCGATGCGATGGCGCCGGAAAACGTTCCACCGCTGGTGGTGTGGCTGGGCAGCGCCGAGTCGCGCGACGTCACCGGGAAGGTCTTCGAGGTCGAGGGCGGCAAGATCCGCATCGCCGAGGGCTGGGCGCACGGCCCGCAGATCGACAAGGGTGGCCGATGGGACCCCGCCGAGCTAGGGCCCGTGGTCTCCGACCTGCTGGCCAAGTCGCGGCCGCCCGTGCCGGTCTACGGGGCCTAG
- a CDS encoding cytochrome P450 gives MAPPNIPSDFDFLDPDVNLAGLPVEELAALRKAEPIHWVDIPGGSGGFEDNGYWIVTKHADVKEVSRRSDVFSSWQNGAIPTWPPEMKREQVELQRSVMLNMDAPHHTRLRKIISRGFTPRAIGRLQAELAQRAENIAKTAASEGSGDFVEQVSCELPLQAIAGLLGVPQEDRDKLFRWSNEMTGGTDPEYATVDPAQSSMELIMYAMAMAAERNENPTDDIVTTLIQADIDGEKLSDDEFGFFVVMLAVAGNETTRNSITHGMIAFANNPDQWELFKKERPATAADEIIRWATPVSAFQRTANEDIELGGVLIKAGQRVVMSYRSANFDEEVFEDPHRFNILRDPNPHVGFGGTGAHYCIGANLARMTINLIFNAVADQMPDIKSIGEPERLRSGWLNGIKHWQVDYTGKSAVTS, from the coding sequence ATGGCACCCCCCAACATTCCTTCCGACTTCGACTTCCTTGACCCCGACGTCAACCTCGCCGGGCTGCCCGTCGAGGAGCTCGCCGCGCTACGTAAAGCGGAGCCGATCCACTGGGTCGACATCCCGGGCGGTTCGGGCGGCTTCGAGGACAACGGCTACTGGATCGTCACCAAGCACGCCGACGTCAAGGAGGTGTCGCGACGCAGCGACGTCTTCTCGAGCTGGCAAAACGGTGCCATCCCGACCTGGCCGCCGGAGATGAAGCGTGAGCAGGTCGAGCTGCAGCGCAGCGTCATGCTCAACATGGACGCGCCGCACCACACCCGGCTGCGCAAGATCATCTCCCGCGGATTCACGCCACGGGCAATCGGTCGCTTGCAAGCTGAACTGGCCCAGCGGGCCGAGAACATCGCCAAGACCGCGGCGAGTGAGGGTAGCGGCGATTTCGTCGAACAGGTCTCGTGCGAGCTGCCGCTGCAAGCCATCGCGGGACTGCTCGGTGTTCCCCAGGAAGACCGCGACAAGCTCTTCCGCTGGTCCAACGAGATGACCGGCGGCACCGACCCCGAGTACGCCACCGTCGACCCCGCGCAATCGTCGATGGAACTGATCATGTACGCGATGGCGATGGCGGCCGAGCGCAACGAGAATCCCACCGACGACATCGTCACCACGCTGATCCAGGCCGACATCGACGGCGAGAAGCTCTCCGACGACGAGTTCGGGTTCTTCGTGGTGATGCTCGCGGTGGCGGGCAACGAGACCACCCGTAACTCGATCACCCACGGCATGATCGCGTTCGCGAACAACCCCGATCAGTGGGAGCTGTTCAAAAAGGAGCGCCCGGCCACCGCGGCCGACGAGATCATCCGGTGGGCGACCCCGGTCTCGGCGTTCCAGCGCACCGCCAACGAGGACATCGAGTTGGGTGGCGTGCTGATCAAGGCGGGGCAGCGGGTGGTGATGTCGTACCGATCGGCGAACTTCGACGAAGAGGTCTTCGAGGACCCGCACCGCTTCAACATCCTGCGCGACCCCAACCCGCACGTCGGATTCGGCGGCACCGGTGCTCACTACTGCATCGGCGCGAACCTCGCCCGCATGACGATTAATCTGATCTTCAACGCGGTTGCCGATCAGATGCCGGATATCAAGTCGATCGGCGAGCCCGAGCGGCTACGGTCGGGATGGCTCAACGGCATCAAACACTGGCAGGTCGACTACACCGGAAAGAGCGCGGTTACGTCCTGA
- a CDS encoding steroid 3-ketoacyl-CoA thiolase, whose translation MGNPVIVEATRSPIGKRNGWLSGLHATELLGATQKALVEKAGIDAGDVEQIIGGCVTQFGEQSNNITRVSWLVAGLPEHVGAATIDCQCGSGQQANGLVAGLIAAGAIDIGIACGIEAMSRVGLGANAGPDRGILRPASWDIDLPDQFTAAERIAKRRGITREDIDQLGFDSQRKAQQAWAEGRFDREISGIEAPVLDENKQPTSDRHVVTKDQGLRETTLEGLASLKPVIEGGIHTAGTSSQISDGAAAVLWMDEDKAKALGLKPRARIISQALVGAEPYYHLDGPVQSTAKVLEKAGMKMGDIDITEINEAFASVVLSWARVHNPDMDKVNVSGGAIALGHPVGSTGSRLITTALHELERTDQTTALITMCAGGALSTGTIIERI comes from the coding sequence ATGGGTAACCCTGTCATCGTTGAAGCCACACGTAGCCCTATCGGTAAGCGGAACGGGTGGCTGTCCGGTCTGCACGCCACCGAGTTACTGGGGGCCACGCAGAAGGCTCTTGTGGAGAAGGCCGGTATCGACGCCGGCGACGTCGAGCAGATCATCGGCGGCTGCGTCACGCAGTTCGGCGAGCAGTCCAACAACATCACTCGCGTCAGTTGGCTCGTCGCCGGCCTGCCCGAGCACGTCGGTGCCGCGACCATCGACTGCCAGTGCGGCAGCGGGCAGCAGGCCAACGGTCTGGTCGCGGGCCTGATCGCGGCGGGTGCCATCGACATTGGCATCGCGTGCGGCATCGAGGCGATGAGCCGCGTCGGGCTGGGCGCCAACGCCGGCCCCGATCGCGGGATCCTGCGGCCGGCGTCGTGGGACATCGATTTGCCGGATCAGTTCACCGCCGCTGAGCGCATCGCAAAACGTCGCGGCATCACCCGCGAAGACATCGACCAGCTCGGCTTCGACTCGCAGCGCAAGGCGCAGCAGGCGTGGGCCGAGGGCCGGTTCGACCGCGAGATCAGCGGCATCGAGGCGCCCGTGCTCGACGAGAACAAGCAGCCGACCAGCGACCGTCACGTCGTGACCAAGGATCAGGGCCTGCGCGAGACCACGCTGGAGGGTCTGGCCTCCCTGAAGCCCGTGATCGAGGGCGGGATCCACACGGCGGGCACGTCGTCGCAGATCTCCGACGGCGCGGCCGCGGTGTTGTGGATGGACGAGGACAAGGCCAAGGCTCTGGGCCTGAAGCCGCGGGCCCGCATCATCAGTCAGGCGTTGGTCGGAGCCGAGCCGTACTACCACCTCGACGGGCCCGTGCAGTCGACCGCCAAGGTGCTGGAGAAGGCCGGGATGAAGATGGGCGACATCGACATCACCGAGATCAACGAGGCCTTCGCGTCCGTCGTGTTGTCCTGGGCGCGCGTGCACAACCCCGACATGGACAAGGTGAACGTCAGCGGCGGCGCGATCGCACTCGGCCACCCCGTGGGCAGCACCGGCAGCCGGTTGATCACCACCGCCTTGCACGAGCTGGAACGCACCGATCAGACCACCGCGCTGATCACGATGTGCGCCGGCGGCGCGCTGTCCACCGGCACCATCATCGAGCGCATCTAA